The DNA region GAATTCCAGCGATTTCCCGCTGCCACAATCGATTCCCTGACTTCAAGTCCAGCGCCACCATTTGTCCGCCATGACTGATGATATAGACGACACCCCCAGATATCAAAGGCCGTGCGCGTATATGGGCAATACTGGCGACTGAATCAATGCGCAACGCTGGATTTAACAACTCCCCCCAAATTGGTTGACCCGTATTGGCGTTAAAGGCAAAGATTTCTCCAGAGGAATACACGGAGACGACAATGCCGTCCGCAACTGCAGGACTAGCTCCCCCTAGAATGCCAGCGGCTTCTGATATTCCGGAATGACTCCATAAGGAATTACCCGTGGTTGCTGTATAAGCGTGTGTTTCATTGTTGATCGTTAAGGCATAGACCGTACCATCCTTGATGGTGGGCGCAACACGAGAAGGCGCACCTAGTGGTTTGCGCCACAAGATTTTTCCATCACTTGCTTTAAGAGCGAGCAATTCCCCGAAAGATGTTGCACAATAAAGGACCCCATTATCATAGGAAATACCCCCACCCATCGCTTCTGAGCCATGGGCTTCCGGAAGAGTATCAACCGTCCACAAAATCGCCCCATCTTTAACGTTAACTGCAGTTACCCTACCCACGGCATCGGATGCATAAACGCGATCATTTGCCATTACCGGCCCTGACGTTAAGCGATGGTCTTCGCTTACCCCGGAGCCAATGTTTGTTGACCATGTTTGGTGTAAAGTTTTCGGCAGGTTCGCGTTCGGCATCACATGAGAGGGAACGCCACCAGCTTGAGACCATTCCTTATTTCGATGCATTGGTGTCACCACAATAGGGGAATGTTCAACTTCAAAGTCTGGCGTTACGGTTGTGTCAATTGACAAAACAGTTTCTCTTTTCCCTGACAAATGGACTTTCTCTTTAAACGTATCACAAGCAGTCAAGAAAAGTGCAGAACTTGCAAGCAGGGCCACAACAGAGGTCGGTTTCATGGATTGGATCATGGTTGTCTCTCGTATTTATAAATTAAAAGGTGTGTTTATTCACTCATGTTTGTTGATACAATCTGGACCATCAACCGGGACCTCATCGAAATACCTGCTGGCGTCTGATTGTCTTGTACCAATTTTGCAAAAATCTCTGCAGCTTTTGAACTATCGCCTTTCCGATGCAGAAGAACACCCTTCATTTCTCTGGCGAAATAGCGCCAGGGGTTCGTATCCTTCGTCAATTCTTCAAGTTGTCCGATTAATTCATCCGGTTTTATAGCCTGATCATCCATGGCACCCATTACGGCCAAAAAGGTTGCTAAATCGCGCCATAGGGGGTCAATACTTGTGTTCTTAGCCAGTTGCTTATAAATTCCAATAGCCTCAGCTGTTTTTGCTTTGTCCCCTTGCTTCAACAGAAGACCTGCCTTTTGAAAAACAGCCAAAGGTTGGTATGTTTTATTGCTGATGGTGGACATATTATTCAAGATCACTAAAGCTTTTTCAGTATCACCATGGGCAATCAACTCTTGAGCCGATATGAGCTTATCCGCCATTTCTAGGCGCTTTGTTTTGTCGTAATGACACCATAAATTATAAGCGACTATCAAAACGATAATGCCTGATAATCCACTCAAGATGATCCTACCATACTGTTTCCAAAGAGCTAGGAACTTCTCTTGACGAATATCTTTTTGAACCTCTTCCAGGAACTCATCAAACTTTTCAGCCATTCAAACGCCTCATAATTTTATCATATGATTTATAATTTTCTCTTTGCACTATAGCAACTGTTGAGACATTTCCGTATAAAAAAATGAGTCTCGATCTCATTTAGAACAATTTTTTCTTCATGGAGCACTCAAGAGGATCGCTGCTTTACAATAAAAGCCGCTCATTGAGTCCTCAAAAACATATACGCTCCTATTTTCAATAGGATATCGAATATCTGACAAAATTCACGAAAATATGGCTAGCGCTTCCCCCATAATTCAGGCTATTTATCGAGCAGTCAAATAACTGGATCTGATGAAAGAGATGATAATTATGGGGACCGCACCGGCCTACACACAAACCACTCACGAAATTCGCGTGTCTGTTGTGCCGATGTACCTCAAAAACCAGTCTGACCCTTGCGAAAACAACTTTGTTTGGGCCTACCATATTTGTATTGAGAATAAGGGATCCCAAACGCTGCAACTCATGTCCCGTTATTGGAAAATCACAGATGCCATGGGAAGAGCGCAAGAAGTTCGAGGCGACGGTGTCGTTGGGGAACAACCCATCCT from Alphaproteobacteria bacterium includes:
- a CDS encoding PQQ-binding-like beta-propeller repeat protein, yielding MIQSMKPTSVVALLASSALFLTACDTFKEKVHLSGKRETVLSIDTTVTPDFEVEHSPIVVTPMHRNKEWSQAGGVPSHVMPNANLPKTLHQTWSTNIGSGVSEDHRLTSGPVMANDRVYASDAVGRVTAVNVKDGAILWTVDTLPEAHGSEAMGGGISYDNGVLYCATSFGELLALKASDGKILWRKPLGAPSRVAPTIKDGTVYALTINNETHAYTATTGNSLWSHSGISEAAGILGGASPAVADGIVVSVYSSGEIFAFNANTGQPIWGELLNPALRIDSVASIAHIRARPLISGGVVYIISHGGQMVALDLKSGNRLWQREIAGIRSPAIMGDSLFLVTNDGDLVCIKAATGKIHWAVSLPKVDDNKRIVLWAGPIIAGDALVLTGSNGQLHFASLKNGSMIKKLDMEEPASSSPIVADGALYVLTDNATLLKYSGAEKKS
- a CDS encoding tetratricopeptide repeat protein; protein product: MAEKFDEFLEEVQKDIRQEKFLALWKQYGRIILSGLSGIIVLIVAYNLWCHYDKTKRLEMADKLISAQELIAHGDTEKALVILNNMSTISNKTYQPLAVFQKAGLLLKQGDKAKTAEAIGIYKQLAKNTSIDPLWRDLATFLAVMGAMDDQAIKPDELIGQLEELTKDTNPWRYFAREMKGVLLHRKGDSSKAAEIFAKLVQDNQTPAGISMRSRLMVQIVSTNMSE
- the apaG gene encoding Co2+/Mg2+ efflux protein ApaG; amino-acid sequence: MGTAPAYTQTTHEIRVSVVPMYLKNQSDPCENNFVWAYHICIENKGSQTLQLMSRYWKITDAMGRAQEVRGDGVVGEQPILPPGGKFEYTSSVSLTLPSGVMVGTYKLQNLAGDAIDVSIPLFSLDAPQASKTVH